The Apium graveolens cultivar Ventura chromosome 6, ASM990537v1, whole genome shotgun sequence genome contains a region encoding:
- the LOC141665896 gene encoding serine/threonine-protein kinase AFC2-like, translating into METERMIDFPHTNMDRRPRKRQRLGWDVAPLPHPSMAQLELFCAQEVANFTSFSSGIPTENTNSLSLKEVARNDSPPWREDDKDGHYVFAVGDNLTSRYKIHSKMGEGTFGQVLECWDKEGEEMVAIKVVRGVEKYREAAMIEVDVLQQLGKNEKGGNCCVQIRNWFDYRNHICIVFEKLGPSLYDFLRKNSYQSFPIDIVREIGRQLLDSVAFMHELRLIHTDLKPENILLISPEYIRVPDYRGSSRSAKDSSYSKRVPKSSAIKVIDFGSTTHGRQDQSYIVSTRHYRAPEVILGLGWSYPCDVWSVGCILVELCSGDALFQTHENLEHLAMMERVLGPLPQHMLKRVDRHAEKYVRRGKLDWPEGAASRDSIKAVNKLPRLQNLIMQHVDHSAGDLIHLLQGLLRYDPSERLTAREALRHPFFSKDNIRRS; encoded by the exons ATGGAGACGGAGCGTATGATCGATTTTCCACACACCAACATGGATCGTCGACCGCGAAAACGACAGCGTTTGGGCTGGGATGTTGCTCCTCTCCCTCATCCCTCTATG GCTCAGCTTGAATTGTTTTGTGCGCAAGAAGTTGCAAATTTCACAAGCTTTTCCTCAGGAATACCTACAGAGAATACTAATTCATTGTCTTTGAAGGAAGTGGCTCGGAATGACTCTCCCCCGTGGCGAGAAGATGACAAAGATGGGCATTATGTGTTTGCTGTTGGAGATAATCTAACATCTCGCT ATAAGATTCACAGCAAGATGGGTGAAGGTACCTTTGGTCAAGTTCTAGAATGCTGGGACAAAGAGGGGGAAGAAATGGTAGCCATTAAAGTTGTCCGAGGTGTTGAAAAATATCGGGAAGCGGCAATGATTGAAGTTGATGTGCTGCAACAGCTTGGTAAAAATGAAAAAGGGGGCAACTG CTGTGTGCAAATAAGGAACTGGTTTGACTATCGTAACCATATCTGTATT GTCTTTGAGAAGCTTGGGCCAAGCTTATACGATTTTCTACGGAAAAACAGTTATCAATCCTTTCCCATCGATATTGTCCGGGAGATTGGCAGACAACTGCTGGACAGTGTAGCAT TCATGCATGAATTGCGCCTTATACATACAGACTTAAAGCCTGAGAACATACTTCTTATTTCTCCCGAGTACATTAGAGTTCCAGACTACAGG GGTTCTTCAAGATCTGCGAAGGATAGTTCATATAGTAAGAGGGTTCCAAAATCAAGTGCCATCAAAGTTATTGATTTCGGCAGCACAACCCATGGCCGGCAGGATCAATCTTACATTGTATCAACGAGGCATTACCGTGCCCCAGAAGTCATTTTAG GACTTGGGTGGAGTTACCCTTGTGATGTTTGGAGTGTTGGCTGTATCTTGGTTGAACTTTGCTCG GGTGATGCGTTGTTCCAAACACATGAGAATTTGGAACACCTTGCAATGATGGAGAGGGTCCTTGGTCCACTGCCACAGCACATGTTAAAGAGAGTAGA CCGGCACGCCGAGAAATATGTCAGAAGAGGCAAGCTGGACTGGCCTGAAGGAGCTGCCTCTAGAGATAGCATCAAAGCTGTAAATAAGTTACCTCGCCTGCAG AACTTAATCATGCAACATGTAGATCATTCTGCTGGTGACCTTATACATCTCCTGCAAGGACTGCTAAGATATGATCCTTCAGAGAGGTTAACAGCTCGTGAAGCTTTAAGGCATCCATTCTTCAGCAAGGACAATATCAGGAGATCTTAA